The segment ATGATGGGAGCGATCCTAAAAGGGTTGGGTCGATAGAAGAGAGAGGGGCCGTGCGTTACGCGTCGTCCAGGTGCATCTTTTTGGAGAGGGTCGAATACAATTCGGTGATTTCAAACCAGAGCTCTTCCTCGTCGCTGCATTTCATCTTATCGAAGTAGCGGCCTTCCTTTTCCACCAACGCCTGACCGGCGAACTGTTTCCCCAAATACATCAGGACGTCATATTCGTCCGACGTCCGGAGCACTTGGTAAGGGGCGGCTTGCGTCCCTTCGCCGGTCGCGAGGATCCCCTTGCAGCAGGCGATCGCGATGAACCGCTCAAACTCGGCGTCATCCTTTTTTCCTTGCTGGTCGTAGTTGAAGGCGATCAGCATGTGAGCGCTGGGAGAAAGGAGGAGATTGGGCATCGATTGCCCGATCGTTTCCACCGCTTCGATCAGTTTCCCTTCGTTCGTCAATTCTTCGGCCTGGTTCAGTTCGTCCGAGTAAGGATCGTACGTTTCGGAATTCATTACCACGCTGCGCAGCGGTAGATAAGTCTCAGCCGACGGATCTTTCAAGAGATCCATAAACATCTCTCGCATGGCAAGGCTCCAGGAACGTGGGATTCGGTCCGCGAAGGGGGTTACTCTTGAGAATACCCGTTGCGGCAGCCGCAAACAAACAAAT is part of the Blastopirellula sediminis genome and harbors:
- a CDS encoding DUF4919 domain-containing protein, whose translation is MREMFMDLLKDPSAETYLPLRSVVMNSETYDPYSDELNQAEELTNEGKLIEAVETIGQSMPNLLLSPSAHMLIAFNYDQQGKKDDAEFERFIAIACCKGILATGEGTQAAPYQVLRTSDEYDVLMYLGKQFAGQALVEKEGRYFDKMKCSDEEELWFEITELYSTLSKKMHLDDA